In Cervus canadensis isolate Bull #8, Minnesota chromosome 6, ASM1932006v1, whole genome shotgun sequence, one DNA window encodes the following:
- the NFATC4 gene encoding nuclear factor of activated T-cells, cytoplasmic 4, protein MGAASCEDEELEFKLVFGEEKEAPPLGAGGAGEELDSEDAPPCCRLALGEPPPYGAAPIGIPRPPPPRPGMHSPPPRPAPSPGTWESQPARSVRLGGPGGSSGGAGGGRVLECPSIRITSISPTPDPPAVLEDNPDPWGEGSPRDYPPPEGFGGYREAGGQGGGPFFSPSPGSSSLSSWSFFSDASDEAALYAACDEVESELNEAASRFGLGSPLPSPRASPRPWTPDDPWSLYGPSPGGRGPEDSWLLLSAPGPTPASPRPASPCGKRRYSSSGTPSSASPALSRRGSLGEEGPEPPPPPPLPLVRDPGSPGPFDYVGAPSAESIPQKTRRTSSEQAVALTRSEEPAPCNGKLPSGVEEAGAPPGGPRKEVAGMDYLAVPSPLAWSKARIGGHSPIFRTSALPPLDWPLPSQYEQLELRIEVQPRAHHRAHYETEGSRGAVKAAPGGHPVVKLLGYSEKPLTLQMFIGTADERNLRPHAFYQVHRITGKMVATASYEAVVSGTKVLEMTLLPENNMAANIDCAGILKLRNSDIELRKGETDIGRKNTRVRLVFRVHVPQGSGKVVSVQTASVPIECSQRSAQELPQVEAYSPSACSVRGGEELVLTGSNFLPDSKVVFIERGPDGKLQWEEEATVNRLQSNEVTLTLTVPEYSNKRVSRPVQVYFYVSNGRRKRSPTQSFKFLPVIFKEEPLPDASLRGFPSASGPPFGSDMDFSPPRPPYPSYPHEDPAYETPYLSEGFSYGTPPLYPQTGPPPSYRPGLRMFPETGGTTGCARPPPVSFLPRPFPSDPYGGRGSPFPLGLQFPPPSPFRPPLPSSPPLEGPFPPQGSVRPPPAEGYSEVGPSYGPGEGAPEQEKSRGGYASGFRDSVPIQGITLEEVSEIIGRDLSGFPAPPGEEPPA, encoded by the exons ATGGGGGCAGCGAGCTGCGAGGATGAGGAGCTGGAATTTAAGCTGGTGTTCGGGGAGGAAAAGGAGGCCCCCCCGCTGGGCGCGGGTGGGGCGGGGGAAG AACTGGACTCAGAGGACGCCCCACCATGCTGCCGTCTGGCCCTGGGGGAGCCCCCTCCCTATGGCGCTGCTCCCATTGGCATTCCCCGGCCTCCACCCCCTCGGCCTGGCATGCACTCCCCACCACCCCGCCCGGCCCCCTCACCTGGCACTTGGGAGAGCCAGCCAGCCCGGTCAGTGAGGCTGGGGGGGCCGGGAGGGAGCTCcgggggggctgggggaggccgtGTTCTTGAGTGCCCCAGCATCCGCATCACCTCTATCTCTCCCACTCCCGACCCACCAGCTGTGCTGGAGGACAACCCAGATCCCTGGGGGGAGGGCTCCCCCAGGGACTACCCCCCACCGGAAGGCTTTGGAGGCTACCGAGAGgcaggggggcagggtgggggcccaTTCTTCAGTCCAAGCCCGGGCAGCAGCAGCCTGTCCTCCTGGAGCTTCTTCTCGGATGCCTCGGATGAGGCAGCCTTGTATGCGGCCTGTGATGAGGTGGAGTCTGAGCTAAATGAGGCAGCCTCCCGCTTTGGCCTGggctccccactgccctcacCCCGGGCCTCCCCGAGGCCGTGGACCCCCGATGACCCCTGGAGCCTGTATGGTCCAAGTCCTGGAGGCCGGGGGCCAGAGGATAGCTGGCTACTCCTCAGTGCTCCTGggcccaccccagcctccccacGACCTGCTTCTCCATGTGGCAAGAGGCGCTATTCCAGCTCGGGAACCCCATCTTCGGCCTCCCCAGCTCTGTCCCGCCGAGGCAGCCTAGGGGAGGAGGGGCCTGAGCCACCTCCACCACCCCCCTTGCCTCTGGTCCGGGACCCTGGCTCCCCTGGCCCCTTTGACTACGTGGGAGCCCCATCGGCCGAGAGCATCCCCCAGAAGACCCGGAGGACTTCCAGCGAGCAGGCGGTGGCCCTGACTCGGTCTGAGGAGCCTGCCCCGTGCAATGGGAAGCTGCCCTCGGGAGTAGAGGAGGCCGGGGCTCCTCCTGGGGGTCCTCGGAAGGAGGTGGCTGGCATGGACTACCTGGCGGTGCCTTCTCCACTGGCTTGGTCCAAGGCCCGGATTGGGGGACACAGCCCCATCTTCAG GACCTCTGCCCTGCCCCCGCTGGACTGGCCTTTGCCCAGCCAGTATGAGCAGCTGGAGCTGAGGATCGAGGTGCAGCCCAGAGCCCACCACCGGGCCCACTATGAGACAGAGGGCAGCCGGGGAGCTGTCAAAGCAGCCCCTGGTGGTCACCCTGTAGTCAAG CTGCTAGGCTACAGCGAGAAGCCACTGACCCTGCAGATGTTCATCGGCACCGCAGACGAGAGGAACCTGCGGCCTCATGCCTTCTATCAGGTTCACCGTATCACCGGCAAGATGGTGGCCACGGCCAGCTATGAAGCTGTAGTCAGTGGTACCAAGGTGTTGGAGATGACCCTGCTCCCTGAGAACAACATGGCAGCCAA CATTGACTGTGCTGGAATCCTGAAACTTCGGAATTCGGATATTGAACTGCGGAAGGGCGAGACGGACATCGGGCGCAAGAACACACGCGTGCGGCTGGTGTTCCGGGTACACGTGCCCCAAGGCAGCGGCAAGGTTGTCTCCGTGCAGACAGCATCAGTGCCCATCGAGTGCT CCCAGCGATCAGCTCAGGAGTTGCCCCAGGTGGAGGCCTACAGCCCCAGTGCCTGCTCtgtcaggggtggggaggagctcGTGCTGACTGGCTCCAACTTCCTGCCGGACTCCAAGGTGGTGTTCATCGAGAGGGGCCCCG ATGGAAAGTTGCAATGGGAGGAGGAGGCCACGGTGAACCGGTTGCAGAGCAATGAG gtGACTCTGACCCTGACCGTCCCCGAGTACAGCAACAAGCGTGTGTCCCGGCCAGTCCAGGTCTACTTTTACGTCTCCAATGGGCGGAGGAAGCGCAGTCCTACCCAGAGTTTCAAGTTCCTGCCTG TGATCTTCAAGGAGGAGCCTCTACCGGATGCATCTCTCCGGGGCTTCCCCTCCGCATCGGGCCCCCCCTTTGGCTCTGACATGGACTTCTCACCACCCAGGCCCCCCTACCCCTCCTATCCCCATGAAGACCCTGCTTATGAAACTCCTTACCTGTCAGAAGGCTTCAGCTATGGCACGCCCCCACTGTACCCCCAGACGGGGCCCCCACCATCCTACAGACCTGGCCTGCGGATGTTCCCTGAGACTGGGGGGACCACAGGTTGTGCCCGCCCACCTCCAGTCTCTTTCCTTCCCCGGCCCTTCCCCAGTGACCCCTATGGAGGACGGGGCTCCCCCTTTCCCCTGGGGCTGCAGttccctcctccatccccctTCCGGCCCCCACTGCCTTCATCCCCACCACTTGAaggccccttccctccccagggcagTGTTCGCCCCCCACCTGCTGAGGGATACAGTGAGGTAGGGCCAAGCTacggccctggggagggggctccgGAGCAGGAGAAATCCAGGGGTGGCTACGCCAGCGGCTTCCGAGACAGTGTCCCTATCCAGGGTATCACGCTGGAGGAAG TGAGTGAGATCATTGGCCGAGACCTGAGTGGCTTCCCTGCACCTCCTGGAGAAGAGCCTCCCGCCTGA
- the LOC122443146 gene encoding homeobox protein unc-4 homolog codes for MPPTQTLGYKPISKQAAATCSLKTSSSGPSPQLRPGPAPKGLSDRPPLRRLQTLGSRAGTAPATLMRNRLGGAGAQGRAGPAGPSSAAAEATPRPPPLPPSLWPALGTPQPRGTPVTCGAAPAASPGPRRRRGGEEKPGRRGEKNVARPSGELHHGNKERRDPRRETVRSILRRTANPHLRVGPRAVGSRGKVGRGRDPAPALARHPRHAAYALPGLPPPAPLRSTSRRAHSFQMSYFL; via the exons ATGCCCCCTACGCAGACCTTAGGCTACAAACCTATCAGCAAGCAGGCCGCAGCTACCTGTAGTCTAAAGACCTCCAGCTCAGGGCCCAGCCCGCAGCTGCGCCCGGGCCCCGCACCGAAGGGGTTAAGCGACCGCCCTCCGCTCAGACGTTTACAAACACTCGGGAGCCGGGCCGGGACCGCGCCCGCTACTCTAATGAGAAACAGGCTCGGCGGGGCCGGGGCGCAGGGGAGGGCTGGCCCGGCCGGCCCGAGCTCCGCCGCAGCCGAGGCgactccccgcccccctcccctcccgccctCCCTCTGGCCCGCCCTGGGGACCCCCCAGCCCCGGGGGACCCCAGTGACGTGCGGAGCTGCCCCGGCGGCGAGCCCAGGACCGCGACGCcggaggggcggggaggagaaGCCAGGCCGGCGGGGAGAGAAGAATGTTGCGAGGCCGAGCGGGGAG CTTCATCATGGAAATAAAGAAAGGAGAGACCCTAGGAGAGAGACAGTGAGGAGCATCCTGAGACGGACTGCCAACCCGCACCTAAGAGTCGGACCGAGGGCCGTGGGAAGCAGAGGCAAGGTGGGCAGGGGTAGAGACCCTGCCCCGGCTCTAGCTCGCCATCCCCGACACGCCGCCTACGCACTCCCCGGCCTCCCACCCCCCGCTCCGCTCCGCAGCACTAGCAGACGTGCgcattcttttcaaatgtcatATTTCCTTTGA